The genomic region AATTCAACAAAtgtcatcatcgccattCGCAAAGCCAACCATAGCCGAATAATTGGGTTCCTCCCTTGAGACGCATACAATGAAAAAAGAGCACCGATCATCCTCATGCATCGAAACGTGGTCTAAAAACGTAATTCCCTGTGATATGCATCAATGGGGTTATCCCTCGTCGTGACTAGCCTTAAGGCAAAACTGAGAGCGGGTTCATATAAAGGGCACGCACAACGCCCAATCCCCTCCCTGCCGGGAAAGACTCCAACGCTCGCCAGAACACACATGCCTTCTCATCTGGCCCTCGACGCCTATACACCGTGCCTTGTATCAAAGACCGACGCTATTAGCTTCAGGACCATGTAGCGCCTGCCCGCCATCTGACCCGGCCTTAGCCTGGGCCATTGCTCCCAACCACTTTTACTCAGCTCGGTACTGGGAGTGGACGAGGCAGGACTCTTCCACAGCCGCGGAGAGCCTGAGAAGGGTGTAAGCAAATGCAAACTACCCTTCGCCTCGACGCGAGGCCGGCTCAATCGAGTttcgccatcatctcctgcTCCGTCAAGGGTGTGAAGTGGTCGATATCAAGGCCTTGAGATGCTAGCACGGGTCGAATATGTGCTGGAACAAGCTTTTGGTTCAGGCTGGGGGCGATTGAGAGTTCTGGATCATTGTTAGCTATATTACTGATGCAGAGCTCTATCGAATCTCATCATACCATGACGTGTGAAATCGAAAAGCGCAGGGAGTTCACGAAGCTGGCCAGTGCCGTGTCGCGAATCAGGAAGCTTTGTATTGGGGTCCCGAAGCTCGTCAAAGAAAGGGTGAACCATAGCATCGATAGCTGACTGTCGCTCGGTTGGGGTATACTCAAGGAGGCGGGCGATGAGGTCAATAGCATTGGCATCCGCCTTTCGGAAGACCTTGTTAAATGGATGAGGCTTGATCTGGGGGAACTTGTGCTCCATGTAGTTGGGGTTCATGGTTCGAATTTGTTCTCGAGTAGGAGTGCCAAGGACCTTAATAATTTCGACGAGCTGATCAATGCCAGACTCGCCAGGGAAGAGAGGTTGACCAAGCATCAGTTCAGCCATCACACAGCCAGTAGACCACACATCTAAACCAGTCAGCAAGGGGGTATGATCAGTATTCGTACAGCAATCTTACCGATCTTTGTGGTATAATTTGTCGCACCAAAGATAAGTTCAGGTGCACGGTAGTACCGGGAACAGATGTACGAAACGTTGGGCTCATTAGGGACCAAAATTTTCGCACTTCCGAAATCGCAAAGCTTAAGGATGCCGCTGTTGGGATCCAGGAGAAGGTTCTGAGGTTTGATGTCTCGGTGGCAGATGCCCTGAGAGTGGATGTATGCCAAGGCTCTGAATAACTGGTAGATGTACAACTTGACCTCCAGGATGGGCATAGTAGTCTTCATCTTGTTGAAAAATCGAGAGGCTCGGTAGACGGTCTCGGGCACGAACTCTTGGACGAGGTTCAAGTAAACCTCATCTTTCTATGAGGGAATTAGCGGATTGGGTGAAGTAACTGGATGAGCAAGATCACATACACGTTCGCCATTGGAATAATAGAAAGCTTTCAGCTGAACAATGTTGGGGTGGCGGACAATGCGCATGATCTGGAGCTCACGGTTCTGTGTTAAAGAGAAAAATTAGTAAATAGCCCGGACAAGCTGGGTTGGTATCTAGTACCTTGAATCGCTTGTCCTGAAGGACTCGCTTGATGGCAGCATCCTCTCCAGATGGGGACAGCTTGGTCTGGAAAACAACACCGAAGGAGCCATTTCCG from Fusarium oxysporum Fo47 chromosome III, complete sequence harbors:
- a CDS encoding kinase-like domain-containing protein, coding for MSAHRPNAFNSLRMGEVIREKVQDGVTGETRDLQYTQCKIVGNGSFGVVFQTKLSPSGEDAAIKRVLQDKRFKNRELQIMRIVRHPNIVQLKAFYYSNGERKDEVYLNLVQEFVPETVYRASRFFNKMKTTMPILEVKLYIYQLFRALAYIHSQGICHRDIKPQNLLLDPNSGILKLCDFGSAKILVPNEPNVSYICSRYYRAPELIFGATNYTTKIDVWSTGCVMAELMLGQPLFPGESGIDQLVEIIKVLGTPTREQIRTMNPNYMEHKFPQIKPHPFNKVFRKADANAIDLIARLLEYTPTERQSAIDAMVHPFFDELRDPNTKLPDSRHGTGQLRELPALFDFTRHELSIAPSLNQKLVPAHIRPVLASQGLDIDHFTPLTEQEMMAKLD